A genome region from Chryseobacterium sp. G0186 includes the following:
- a CDS encoding hydroxymethylpyrimidine/phosphomethylpyrimidine kinase, which produces MQEVRPFVMSIAGLDPSGGAGLLSDVKTLEQIGVMGLGVCTALTLQTDSQCMTLEWRRIDEVIEEIKVLMNHYPVSVVKIGIVKDAEFLNEIIKAVKAYHADAKIVWDPVLKSTSEFTFFNLETLPLLENAMDKISLITPNYNEYSVLMENNFLSGENRCPVLIKGGHREDLLGTDILVENGIETLLKPNDGDFYHPKHGSGCVLSSAIAGEMAKGNSLEKACRNGKLYIEKFLKSNPSLLGSHS; this is translated from the coding sequence ATGCAGGAAGTACGCCCTTTTGTAATGAGCATTGCAGGCCTTGATCCCAGTGGGGGAGCAGGTTTGTTATCTGATGTTAAAACTCTGGAACAGATCGGGGTTATGGGACTGGGAGTTTGTACGGCACTTACCTTACAGACCGATTCCCAATGCATGACTTTGGAATGGCGAAGAATAGATGAAGTAATTGAGGAAATTAAGGTTCTAATGAATCATTATCCGGTTTCCGTAGTGAAAATAGGAATTGTAAAGGATGCTGAATTTTTAAATGAAATTATAAAAGCAGTTAAAGCCTACCATGCAGATGCAAAAATTGTTTGGGACCCTGTCCTGAAGAGCACATCAGAATTTACTTTTTTCAATCTTGAAACCCTCCCGTTGTTGGAAAACGCCATGGATAAGATCAGTCTTATTACTCCCAATTATAATGAATACAGTGTTTTAATGGAGAATAATTTTTTGTCAGGGGAAAACAGATGCCCAGTTCTCATTAAAGGAGGGCATAGAGAAGATCTTTTGGGAACGGATATTTTAGTTGAAAACGGAATTGAAACTCTATTGAAACCCAATGATGGAGATTTTTATCACCCAAAACATGGCTCCGGATGTGTGCTTTCCTCAGCAATTGCAGGAGAAATGGCTAAAGGAAACAGTCTGGAAAAAGCCTGTAGAAATGGGAAATTATATATCGAAAAATTTTTAAAAAGCAATCCCTCTTTATTGGGATCACATTCATAG
- a CDS encoding thiamine phosphate synthase produces MILVITPETIAPHETEIINQMFHEGLDLLHIRKPWISRKEMIDFISHIDEVFYLQLVLHNHYDLGKDYSIERFHFREQSRKERDYKPFKDINRISTSVHNITDYNALEKEWEYAFISPFFPSISKKGYGEDSTVVEEVRQRNNPDVKLIALGGIVPSRIQEVMETGVDGVALLGAIWENDQPLYVFKECRKYALL; encoded by the coding sequence ATGATCCTCGTCATCACTCCCGAAACAATAGCTCCTCATGAAACTGAAATAATTAATCAGATGTTTCATGAGGGATTGGATTTGCTTCATATCAGAAAACCCTGGATCAGCCGGAAGGAAATGATTGATTTTATCAGCCATATTGATGAAGTATTTTATCTCCAACTGGTGCTGCATAATCATTACGACCTTGGAAAGGATTACAGTATTGAAAGGTTCCATTTTAGAGAACAATCCCGAAAAGAAAGAGATTACAAGCCTTTTAAGGATATAAATAGAATTTCAACCTCTGTACATAACATCACCGATTATAATGCCTTGGAAAAAGAGTGGGAATATGCTTTTATAAGTCCATTCTTTCCAAGTATTTCCAAAAAAGGCTATGGTGAAGATTCAACAGTTGTGGAAGAAGTAAGACAAAGGAACAATCCTGATGTAAAGCTAATTGCCTTGGGAGGAATTGTTCCGAGCCGTATTCAGGAAGTTATGGAAACAGGAGTAGATGGAGTAGCTCTGTTAGGAGCGATTTGGGAAAACGATCAACCATTATATGTTTTTAAAGAATGCAGGAAGTACGCCCTTTTGTAA
- the thiC gene encoding phosphomethylpyrimidine synthase ThiC, with protein sequence MAHSITCSPFPNSKKIYVEGKIHPINVAMREIQLSPTKLSKGGFEENAPVTIYDTSGPYTDTNAEIDIQKGLPRIREQWILGRKDVNILEGITSEYGKARLADAKLDELRFSYDHKPKVAQDGKELTQLYYAKQGIVTPEMEYVAIRENQRIEQLETVPKEMACQHVGNSFGANTPKSKITPEFVRDEIAAGRAIIPNNINHPESEPMIIGRNFLVKINANIGNSAVSSSIDEEVEKAVWACRWGADTIMDLSTGKNIHETREWIIRNSPVPIGTVPIYQALEKVKGVPEDLTWEVFKDTLIEQAEQGVSYFTIHAGVLLRYIHLTANRVTGIVSRGGSIMAKWCLFHHKENFLYTHFEEICEIMKKYDVAFSLGDGLRPGSIADANDAAQFAELETLGELTKIAWKHNVQVMIEGPGHVPMHMIKENMEKQLEVCQEAPFYTLGPLTTDIAPGYDHITSGIGAAMIGWFGCAMLCYVTPKEHLGLPNKDDVKVGVITYKLAAHAADLAKGHPGAQYRDNALSKARFEFRWEDQFNLSLDPDTARAYHDETLPADGAKIAHFCSMCGPKFCSMKITQEIRDSAEQGMLDKSQEFIEKGKEIYI encoded by the coding sequence ATGGCTCATTCAATTACATGTTCGCCATTTCCGAACTCAAAGAAAATTTATGTTGAAGGAAAAATTCATCCTATCAATGTAGCAATGCGTGAAATACAGCTTAGCCCTACAAAGCTTAGCAAGGGCGGTTTTGAAGAAAATGCTCCGGTAACGATTTATGATACCTCAGGTCCTTATACTGATACAAATGCAGAAATCGATATTCAAAAAGGACTTCCCAGAATAAGAGAGCAGTGGATTCTGGGCAGAAAAGATGTGAATATTCTGGAAGGAATTACATCTGAATATGGGAAAGCCCGTCTGGCAGATGCTAAATTAGACGAATTACGTTTTTCCTATGATCATAAGCCGAAAGTAGCACAGGATGGAAAAGAGTTAACTCAACTTTATTATGCAAAGCAGGGAATCGTAACTCCCGAAATGGAGTATGTTGCCATCAGAGAGAACCAACGGATAGAGCAATTGGAAACAGTTCCAAAAGAAATGGCTTGCCAGCACGTTGGAAACAGTTTTGGAGCTAACACCCCTAAAAGTAAAATTACACCGGAGTTTGTAAGAGATGAGATTGCAGCCGGAAGAGCTATTATTCCGAACAATATCAATCATCCGGAAAGTGAACCTATGATTATCGGGCGAAACTTTTTAGTAAAAATCAATGCCAATATCGGGAATAGCGCCGTTTCATCAAGTATTGACGAAGAAGTTGAAAAAGCAGTTTGGGCCTGCCGATGGGGAGCAGATACCATTATGGATCTCTCTACAGGAAAGAATATTCATGAAACAAGAGAATGGATCATCAGAAACAGCCCCGTTCCGATTGGAACAGTGCCTATCTATCAGGCTCTGGAAAAGGTAAAAGGAGTTCCTGAAGATCTTACATGGGAAGTTTTTAAAGACACTTTGATTGAGCAGGCTGAGCAGGGAGTTTCTTATTTCACCATTCATGCAGGCGTTTTGCTTCGATATATTCATTTGACGGCAAACAGGGTAACAGGAATTGTTTCCAGAGGCGGTTCCATTATGGCAAAATGGTGTCTGTTCCATCATAAAGAAAACTTTTTATACACTCATTTTGAAGAGATTTGTGAGATCATGAAGAAATATGATGTGGCTTTCTCCTTGGGAGATGGTCTTCGTCCGGGTTCCATTGCCGATGCCAATGATGCAGCCCAGTTTGCAGAACTGGAAACTTTAGGTGAACTGACAAAAATTGCATGGAAGCATAATGTACAGGTTATGATTGAAGGTCCGGGACACGTTCCAATGCACATGATCAAGGAAAATATGGAAAAGCAACTCGAAGTATGTCAGGAAGCACCATTTTATACTTTAGGCCCTCTAACTACAGATATTGCGCCGGGTTATGATCATATCACTTCCGGAATTGGAGCAGCCATGATCGGATGGTTTGGTTGTGCCATGCTTTGCTACGTAACTCCAAAAGAGCATTTAGGTCTTCCCAATAAAGACGATGTAAAAGTTGGGGTAATTACCTACAAGTTAGCTGCCCATGCAGCAGATCTTGCAAAAGGACATCCGGGCGCGCAGTACAGAGATAATGCATTAAGCAAAGCCAGGTTTGAATTCAGATGGGAAGATCAGTTCAACCTTTCATTAGATCCTGATACGGCAAGGGCTTATCACGATGAGACTCTTCCTGCTGACGGAGCTAAAATTGCCCATTTCTGCTCGATGTGCGGACCAAAATTCTGCTCGATGAAGATCACTCAGGAAATTAGGGATTCTGCGGAACAGGGAATGCTGGATAAATCGCAGGAGTTTATTGAAAAAGGAAAGGAAATTTACATATGA
- the thiS gene encoding sulfur carrier protein ThiS, with the protein MELIINHTRKTFSVLPDNLEALLAMELPGKKKGIAVALNNRIIPLSAWAETFLKDQDSILIITATQGG; encoded by the coding sequence ATGGAACTTATAATCAACCACACCCGAAAAACATTTTCTGTACTTCCTGACAATCTGGAAGCACTATTGGCTATGGAATTACCCGGAAAAAAAAAGGGAATTGCCGTAGCGCTAAATAATCGTATCATTCCGCTGTCCGCCTGGGCAGAAACATTTCTTAAAGATCAAGATTCAATTTTAATCATTACTGCCACTCAGGGCGGTTAA
- a CDS encoding RluA family pseudouridine synthase: protein MMKEQIVYEDNHLLVVNKKVGQLVQGDKTGDESLLESIKNFIKIRDAKPGNVFLGLVHRIDRPTSGLVIYAKTSKALSRLTQMVKNREVKKTYWAVVGKEMIPQTQRLVHYLKKNEKNNKAIVFPKVTEGAKEAILTYNVIKTLDNYLLLEIDLETGRHHQIRAQLSKTGIPIKGDLKYGSPRSNPDGGINLHARKLEFIHPVTKEEIEIIAPVPQNDAIWRACEE, encoded by the coding sequence ATTATGAAGGAGCAGATTGTATATGAGGATAATCATCTTCTGGTGGTTAATAAAAAAGTCGGCCAGCTTGTACAGGGAGACAAGACGGGTGACGAATCACTATTAGAATCAATAAAGAATTTTATAAAAATAAGAGATGCCAAGCCGGGAAATGTTTTTCTCGGTTTGGTTCATCGTATAGACCGTCCTACTTCAGGTTTGGTGATCTATGCTAAAACATCCAAGGCGCTTTCACGTCTTACCCAGATGGTGAAAAACCGAGAGGTTAAAAAGACCTATTGGGCTGTTGTGGGAAAAGAAATGATTCCACAGACTCAGAGACTGGTTCATTACTTGAAGAAAAACGAAAAGAATAATAAGGCTATTGTTTTTCCTAAAGTTACCGAGGGAGCAAAGGAAGCTATTCTTACTTACAATGTTATAAAGACGCTGGATAATTATTTGCTTCTTGAAATTGATCTTGAAACCGGAAGACATCATCAGATCCGGGCTCAGTTATCCAAAACAGGAATTCCAATTAAGGGAGACCTTAAATATGGTTCTCCACGTTCCAATCCTGATGGAGGAATTAACCTTCATGCCAGAAAACTGGAATTTATTCATCCCGTTACAAAAGAAGAAATTGAAATTATAGCGCCCGTTCCGCAGAATGATGCGATCTGGAGAGCTTGTGAAGAATAG
- the panB gene encoding 3-methyl-2-oxobutanoate hydroxymethyltransferase, giving the protein MSVHSEIKKVTTETLRKMKFDKEKITMLTAYDFTTAKMVDAGGVDAILIGDSAANVMAGFETTLPITLDQMIYHAQSVVRGTDRALVVADLPFGTYQSNPEKALESAVRMMKEGGAHAVKIEGGKEISKSIKKIINAGIPVMGHLGLTPQSIYKFGTYKVRAKEEAEAEKLIQDAQLLEELGCFSVVLEKIPAELAKRVTESISIPTIGIGAGADCDGQVLVYHDMVGMNKGFSPKFLRRYLDLYTEITGAVAQYVKDVKSVEFPNENESY; this is encoded by the coding sequence ATGTCTGTTCACTCTGAAATTAAAAAAGTTACGACTGAAACCTTGCGTAAAATGAAATTCGACAAGGAAAAAATAACAATGCTTACAGCCTATGATTTTACCACAGCTAAAATGGTAGATGCAGGTGGCGTAGATGCTATTTTGATTGGAGACTCCGCAGCAAATGTAATGGCTGGTTTTGAAACTACATTACCTATTACACTGGATCAGATGATCTATCATGCTCAAAGCGTGGTAAGAGGTACTGACAGAGCTTTGGTGGTAGCAGACTTGCCTTTCGGAACTTATCAGAGTAACCCTGAAAAAGCATTGGAATCTGCAGTAAGAATGATGAAAGAGGGTGGTGCTCATGCCGTAAAAATTGAAGGTGGAAAGGAAATTTCAAAATCAATCAAAAAAATCATCAATGCCGGAATTCCGGTGATGGGACATTTGGGATTAACGCCACAGTCGATTTACAAATTCGGAACCTATAAAGTAAGAGCAAAAGAAGAGGCTGAAGCTGAAAAATTAATTCAGGATGCACAGCTTTTGGAAGAATTAGGATGTTTTTCCGTTGTATTGGAAAAAATACCTGCAGAATTGGCTAAAAGAGTAACGGAAAGCATCTCTATTCCTACTATCGGAATTGGGGCCGGTGCAGACTGTGACGGACAGGTTTTAGTATATCATGATATGGTTGGGATGAACAAAGGATTCAGTCCAAAGTTCCTGAGAAGATATCTTGATCTTTACACTGAAATTACAGGAGCTGTTGCTCAATATGTAAAAGATGTAAAAAGTGTTGAATTTCCTAACGAAAACGAAAGCTATTAA
- a CDS encoding Crp/Fnr family transcriptional regulator: MPQEQQIAIEERFAKVFNDKSFKERLSSADFEKYINGKKKLSFQKHDTIFEDGETPKGVFVLEKGAAKLSKSGAFGKDQILRFIKEGDIIGYRSLLCGENFQAKAEAMTDIECVFLPADIFMYLLEVDPQLSFVMLQKISYELGESSNTITFLAQKTVRERLAEILLLLEQKLGVDPEGFIKISLTREEIANIIGTATESAIRLISEFKQDSLIEVDGRNIKILNHDKLMKLGHVVL; encoded by the coding sequence ATGCCGCAGGAACAACAGATAGCAATTGAAGAGAGGTTCGCCAAAGTTTTTAATGATAAATCATTTAAGGAAAGGCTTTCTAGCGCAGATTTTGAAAAGTATATCAATGGCAAAAAGAAACTGAGTTTTCAGAAACATGATACCATTTTCGAGGACGGAGAGACTCCAAAAGGAGTATTTGTTCTGGAAAAAGGTGCTGCCAAACTTTCGAAATCAGGTGCCTTTGGGAAAGATCAGATTTTAAGATTTATCAAAGAAGGGGATATCATCGGCTATCGTTCTTTGCTTTGCGGGGAAAATTTCCAGGCCAAAGCAGAAGCAATGACAGATATCGAATGCGTTTTCTTACCAGCAGATATTTTCATGTATCTTTTGGAAGTAGACCCACAGTTATCTTTCGTAATGCTTCAAAAAATTTCCTACGAATTAGGAGAATCTTCCAATACCATTACTTTCCTTGCCCAGAAAACGGTGAGAGAGAGATTGGCGGAAATACTATTGCTTTTAGAGCAGAAGCTGGGAGTAGATCCTGAAGGATTTATCAAGATCTCTTTAACAAGGGAAGAAATTGCAAACATCATAGGTACTGCTACGGAAAGTGCCATTCGTCTGATCTCCGAATTCAAACAGGATAGTCTGATTGAAGTGGATGGGAGAAACATTAAGATTCTAAATCACGACAAACTCATGAAACTCGGTCACGTAGTTTTATAA
- a CDS encoding heavy metal translocating P-type ATPase — MSENCFHCGQGIEKERILFDEKTFCCNGCKSVYEILNTNNLSNFYELNKGAGIRPGDENSTQFDYLDTQEIFEKVTDFSEGNTSLVTFKIPVIHCSSCIWLLESLHTLNPYIKYSQVNFTRKTLQISFNHNDLKLSELANFLTNLGYKPVISLETAEKNVDHLDKSLLVKFAIAGFAFGNGMFLAFPEYVGGEDYWMEHYKGLFRVLMFLLACPVVFYSASDYYKSAWYGLKNKIVNIDVPIVLGIFVLFGRSIYEVATDYGPGYFDTLCGLLFFMLMGKLFQKRTYSALSYDRDYKSFYPIAVTKVDFNGKQENILLSEIKVGDRILVRNQEIIPVDAILINGEGNIDNSFITGESESISKQPGDKIFAGGKQVGSSLELEVIKDVDQSYLTQLWNKEAFKKHETGLDTLTNNISKYFTFIILGIALVSGIYWAFIDLEKMFQVISAILIIACPCALALSAPFTFGHIMRILGRNKFYVKDTLTIEKIAKLDTIVFDKTGTITHRKKSSIKYNGSEIKEFDLLNIKTLLKNSNHPLSKSLYEFIEVSDDYFTVENFQEISGKGYEASVRGNLYKIGSARYNNQEPKNLETAVYISKNDQFIGKFIFKNEYRPKLKDLFKKLTNYQIFILSGDNSSEEGQLKELIPNYKGMAFNQSPEDKLNYIKKLQDQDMKVAMLGDGLNDAGALKQSNVGIAIADDTNSFTPSSDVIMNGDKVVTLDNYLNVCKGSITIVKMTFIISFLYNIVGLSYAVTGHMHPLFAAIIMPISSITVVTFTTISTWVLGRKHFKKQA; from the coding sequence GTGAGCGAGAACTGTTTTCATTGTGGTCAAGGTATAGAAAAAGAGAGAATTCTGTTTGATGAAAAGACTTTCTGCTGCAATGGCTGTAAGTCTGTTTATGAGATCCTGAATACGAACAATTTAAGTAATTTCTATGAACTTAATAAAGGAGCGGGAATTCGTCCGGGCGATGAAAACTCTACTCAGTTCGATTATTTGGATACACAGGAAATCTTTGAAAAGGTTACCGATTTTTCTGAGGGAAACACGAGTCTTGTCACATTTAAAATCCCGGTAATCCACTGTTCTTCTTGCATTTGGCTATTAGAAAGTCTTCATACCCTGAACCCTTACATCAAGTATTCACAGGTTAATTTCACCAGAAAGACCTTACAGATATCATTCAACCATAACGACCTGAAATTAAGCGAACTCGCTAATTTCTTAACCAATCTAGGATACAAACCTGTCATCAGTCTTGAAACAGCGGAAAAGAATGTTGATCATCTGGACAAATCCCTGCTTGTAAAATTTGCTATTGCAGGTTTTGCATTTGGAAACGGGATGTTTTTGGCATTCCCGGAGTATGTGGGAGGTGAAGATTATTGGATGGAGCATTATAAAGGGCTCTTCAGAGTATTGATGTTCCTGCTGGCATGTCCTGTTGTTTTCTATTCCGCATCAGATTATTATAAATCTGCATGGTATGGATTAAAAAATAAAATCGTCAACATTGATGTTCCTATTGTATTGGGAATCTTTGTTCTGTTTGGAAGAAGTATCTATGAAGTAGCAACAGATTATGGTCCCGGATATTTCGATACCCTCTGCGGTCTGTTATTTTTCATGCTGATGGGTAAACTTTTCCAGAAAAGAACCTACAGCGCTCTTTCCTACGACAGGGATTATAAATCTTTTTATCCTATTGCAGTAACAAAAGTAGACTTTAACGGAAAACAGGAGAACATCCTTCTTTCTGAAATAAAAGTTGGAGACAGAATCCTTGTTAGAAACCAGGAAATCATACCAGTAGATGCCATTCTTATTAATGGAGAAGGAAATATTGACAACAGCTTTATTACCGGAGAAAGTGAAAGCATAAGCAAACAGCCCGGAGATAAAATTTTTGCAGGAGGTAAACAGGTTGGATCATCTTTAGAGCTTGAAGTAATTAAAGATGTAGACCAGAGTTATCTTACTCAGCTTTGGAATAAGGAAGCTTTTAAAAAGCACGAAACAGGACTTGACACACTGACCAATAATATCAGTAAATATTTCACATTCATTATTTTAGGAATTGCACTTGTTTCCGGAATTTATTGGGCGTTTATCGATTTAGAGAAAATGTTCCAGGTGATTTCAGCCATTCTGATTATCGCATGCCCATGTGCACTTGCGCTGTCCGCACCATTCACTTTTGGACACATTATGAGGATTTTAGGTAGAAATAAGTTCTATGTAAAAGATACCTTAACGATTGAAAAAATAGCAAAGCTAGATACTATTGTTTTTGATAAGACAGGAACCATTACTCACAGAAAAAAATCAAGTATTAAGTATAACGGCTCTGAGATCAAAGAATTTGATTTGCTTAACATCAAGACATTACTAAAAAACTCAAATCACCCTCTTTCAAAATCACTGTATGAATTTATAGAAGTAAGTGATGACTATTTTACCGTTGAGAATTTCCAGGAAATTTCAGGAAAAGGTTATGAAGCCAGTGTAAGAGGAAATCTTTATAAAATAGGTTCTGCCCGTTACAATAACCAGGAACCCAAAAACCTTGAAACAGCTGTTTATATCAGCAAAAATGATCAGTTTATAGGTAAATTCATCTTCAAGAATGAATACCGTCCTAAACTTAAGGATCTATTTAAAAAACTTACCAACTACCAAATATTTATTCTGAGTGGAGATAACTCCTCAGAGGAGGGCCAGCTTAAGGAACTTATTCCTAACTACAAGGGAATGGCCTTTAACCAAAGCCCGGAAGATAAACTGAACTACATCAAAAAACTTCAGGATCAGGACATGAAAGTGGCCATGCTGGGTGACGGTCTGAATGATGCAGGAGCATTAAAGCAGAGCAACGTAGGAATCGCCATTGCAGACGATACCAACAGCTTTACCCCATCTTCTGATGTCATTATGAATGGAGACAAAGTGGTTACTTTAGACAATTACCTGAACGTTTGTAAAGGCTCGATTACGATTGTGAAAATGACATTTATAATCAGTTTTCTTTACAACATTGTTGGTCTAAGTTACGCTGTCACGGGCCATATGCATCCGCTTTTTGCCGCAATCATCATGCCAATCAGTTCCATTACCGTGGTAACCTTCACCACAATATCAACATGGGTTTTAGGTAGAAAACACTTCAAAAAGCAGGCTTAA
- the ccoS gene encoding cbb3-type cytochrome oxidase assembly protein CcoS, whose amino-acid sequence MDILYLMILCSVSLAAIFLVVFIVYARKGQFEDDESPAVRILLDDEVKEKNETGNKDKDEKEIGENNKN is encoded by the coding sequence ATGGATATTCTATATTTAATGATCCTCTGCAGTGTTTCTTTGGCTGCCATTTTCTTGGTCGTATTTATAGTGTATGCCCGAAAAGGACAGTTTGAAGATGATGAATCTCCGGCTGTCAGAATTCTTCTTGATGATGAAGTCAAGGAAAAGAATGAAACTGGCAACAAGGATAAAGACGAAAAAGAAATAGGAGAAAATAATAAAAATTGA
- the ccoN gene encoding cytochrome-c oxidase, cbb3-type subunit I, producing METQKFSYDNSIVRAFLYATIIFGFIGFTFGLTAALMLFYPELPEFLFGTDDTTIRSLSSGNIQGLINTHGAFGFGRIRMLHTNTVIFAFVCNIVYVGVYYSTQRLLKTRMYSDTLSWIHFWTWQFMIVATFITFFMGINTSKEYAEHEWPIDILIAISWIIFGINMILTVAKRRVRHLYVAIWFYLGTWVAVAMLHIFNNLEVPLSFSGWKSYSAYAGAKDAIVQWWYGHNAVAFILTTPVLGLMYYFLPKAADRPVFSYKLSIIHFWSLIFVYIWAGPHHLQYTALPAWAQAVGTGFSIMLIAPSWGGMLNGLLTLRGAWDKVRENPILKFFVVAVTCYGMATFEGPLLATKNINKIGHFTDWVIGHVHLGALGWNGFMAFGVIYYLVPILWRTKMWSVKLANWHFWLGTLGIIFYAVPMYISGFTQGLMWKQFNPDGTLLWKNWLDTVTAIIPYFKMRFVGGLFYISGAILMIINVIATVRKGSFQKEVPAEAPALANIGNKRKEGEGFHLWLERMPMLLTVLSLCTISIGSMVEIIPTLSLKKSVPTISAVKPYSPLELEGRDIYIREGCNACHSQMIRPFRDEITRFNGKNGQYSKAGEFVYDRPFLWGSKRTGPDLHREGGKNPSSWHYKHMYNPRSTSAGSIMPRYPWLIATDLDRSKMVDKMKLMKNTFDVPYTKAEIDSADKWANNQSAKIVKDIFSEANDLKVAYAKRPQGELEKKEIVALISYLQRLGTDIKTTEIKTASNN from the coding sequence ATGGAAACACAAAAGTTTAGTTATGACAATAGTATTGTCCGTGCGTTCCTCTATGCGACCATTATCTTTGGTTTTATAGGGTTTACGTTTGGGCTTACGGCGGCATTAATGCTTTTCTACCCAGAATTACCTGAATTCTTATTCGGGACAGATGACACCACCATTAGAAGTTTATCATCCGGTAACATTCAAGGGTTAATAAACACTCATGGGGCATTTGGTTTTGGTAGAATCAGAATGTTGCACACCAACACCGTGATCTTTGCGTTCGTGTGTAATATTGTTTATGTTGGAGTGTATTACTCTACGCAAAGATTATTAAAAACAAGAATGTATAGTGATACATTATCTTGGATCCATTTCTGGACTTGGCAGTTTATGATCGTAGCTACGTTCATTACGTTCTTTATGGGGATTAATACTTCAAAAGAATATGCTGAGCACGAATGGCCAATTGATATTTTGATTGCTATATCTTGGATCATTTTCGGAATCAACATGATTCTAACTGTTGCAAAAAGAAGAGTAAGACACCTTTATGTAGCCATTTGGTTCTATCTTGGTACTTGGGTTGCAGTAGCAATGCTTCATATTTTCAACAATCTTGAAGTTCCATTATCTTTCTCTGGCTGGAAATCTTATTCTGCATATGCAGGAGCAAAAGATGCTATTGTACAATGGTGGTATGGTCACAATGCCGTGGCATTCATCTTGACAACTCCAGTTTTAGGTTTAATGTATTATTTCTTACCAAAAGCTGCAGACAGACCGGTTTTCTCTTATAAACTGTCTATTATTCACTTTTGGTCACTAATTTTTGTATATATCTGGGCTGGTCCTCACCACCTTCAGTATACCGCTCTTCCGGCATGGGCACAGGCAGTAGGAACAGGTTTCTCTATTATGCTTATTGCACCGTCTTGGGGAGGAATGTTAAATGGTCTTCTTACCTTAAGGGGAGCTTGGGATAAAGTAAGGGAAAACCCTATTCTGAAGTTCTTCGTAGTAGCTGTTACTTGTTATGGTATGGCAACGTTTGAAGGTCCGCTTTTAGCAACTAAAAACATCAACAAAATTGGTCACTTTACGGACTGGGTTATCGGTCACGTACACTTAGGAGCTCTTGGATGGAATGGTTTCATGGCATTCGGGGTTATCTATTATTTGGTACCAATTCTTTGGAGAACAAAAATGTGGTCTGTAAAATTAGCTAACTGGCATTTCTGGTTAGGGACATTAGGGATTATTTTCTATGCAGTACCCATGTATATTTCTGGATTCACACAAGGATTAATGTGGAAGCAGTTCAACCCAGACGGAACATTATTATGGAAAAACTGGTTAGATACTGTAACGGCTATTATTCCTTACTTTAAAATGAGATTCGTAGGAGGTCTATTCTATATTTCAGGGGCTATCCTAATGATTATAAACGTAATTGCTACAGTAAGAAAAGGATCATTCCAAAAAGAAGTTCCTGCTGAAGCGCCTGCATTAGCAAATATCGGAAACAAACGTAAAGAAGGAGAAGGATTCCACCTTTGGTTGGAAAGAATGCCAATGCTTTTAACAGTATTATCATTATGTACAATTTCAATAGGAAGTATGGTAGAGATTATCCCTACCCTATCTCTTAAGAAAAGTGTTCCTACCATTTCAGCAGTAAAACCTTATTCTCCACTTGAATTAGAGGGTAGAGATATCTATATCCGTGAGGGATGTAACGCATGTCACTCTCAGATGATCAGACCGTTCAGAGACGAAATCACAAGATTTAACGGTAAGAACGGACAATACTCTAAAGCAGGAGAATTCGTATATGACAGACCATTCCTATGGGGTTCTAAGAGAACAGGACCGGATTTACATAGAGAAGGTGGTAAAAACCCAAGTTCTTGGCACTACAAGCACATGTACAACCCAAGATCTACTTCTGCAGGTTCCATCATGCCTCGTTACCCTTGGTTGATCGCTACTGACCTAGACAGATCTAAAATGGTAGATAAAATGAAGCTGATGAAGAATACATTCGATGTACCTTACACAAAGGCTGAGATTGATTCTGCAGACAAGTGGGCTAATAACCAATCAGCAAAAATTGTAAAAGATATCTTCTCTGAAGCAAATGACTTGAAAGTGGCATATGCTAAGAGACCTCAGGGAGAATTAGAGAAAAAAGAAATTGTAGCTCTTATTTCTTATCTTCAGAGATTAGGAACTGATATCAAAACAACTGAAATCAAAACAGCAAGTAATAACTAA
- a CDS encoding cbb3-type cytochrome oxidase subunit 3 gives MIPQNFKDILSNTENAGFYQTLALIFFMLFFVALIIYVFSKPKKYYKEEEEAPLGDDEDDDFNLKN, from the coding sequence ATGATTCCTCAGAACTTTAAAGATATATTATCCAATACGGAAAATGCTGGCTTCTACCAGACTCTGGCTCTGATTTTCTTTATGCTGTTCTTCGTCGCTTTGATAATCTACGTTTTTAGCAAGCCTAAAAAGTATTACAAAGAGGAAGAAGAGGCACCACTTGGGGATGATGAAGATGACGATTTTAATTTAAAAAATTAA